From the genome of Cryptococcus depauperatus CBS 7841 chromosome 1, complete sequence, one region includes:
- a CDS encoding histone H2A.Z, whose product MSSKAGGGKGGKSKTSSEAKVLTTRSSKAGLQFPVGRIHRFLRSKNANNIRIGAKAAVYVAAIMEYLTAEVLELAGNAAKDLRVKRITPRHLQLAIRGDEELDLLIRATIAGGGVLPHIHKSLVSKGAPIKKLKPMDA is encoded by the exons ATGTCTTCAAAGGCTGGCGGCGGGAAAGGGGGGAAATCCAAGACTTCGTCAGAAGCCAAGGTTTTGACCACAAGGTCTTCCAAGGCTGGTCTTCAG TTTCCCGTCGGTCGAATTCATCG ATTTTTACGAAGCAAGAATGCAAATAACATTCGTATTGGGGCCAAAGCGGCTGTTTATGTGGCTGCAATCATGGAGTATCTGACGGCTGAAGTGCTTGAGCTTGCTG GTAATGCTGCAAAGGATCTGCGTGTCAAACGTATCACACCTCGTCATCTTCAGCTTGCAATCCGTGGCGACGAAGAGCTTGACCTTTTGATCAGAGCCACCATTGCCGGCGGTGGAGTGTTGCCCCATATTCACAAG TCCCTTGTCTCAAAAGGTGCTCCAATTAAGAAGCTTAAACCAATGGACGCTTAG